From Varibaculum massiliense, a single genomic window includes:
- a CDS encoding DUF3180 family protein produces MRPLRKFTLLVLALVALVAGYFLSDLAVKMGGTPLQFSPILTLLVFCGAVVLGIFGQAVKRLRDGKSSWIQLAKAPLVALVAQAAAVWSALFIGYLLSQLILVYQLRHTEMAGSFAASTIALSLANLLLLVIALLVESWCIIDDGEDGPAGGKTAPGGANPASV; encoded by the coding sequence ATGCGGCCACTACGAAAATTCACCTTGTTAGTGCTGGCGCTAGTAGCGCTGGTGGCTGGCTATTTTCTTAGCGATCTGGCGGTGAAAATGGGGGGCACTCCCCTCCAATTCAGCCCCATCTTGACCTTGCTGGTGTTTTGCGGGGCGGTTGTTTTAGGGATTTTCGGGCAGGCAGTTAAACGTTTGCGGGATGGAAAATCCTCTTGGATACAGTTAGCTAAAGCCCCGCTGGTGGCGCTGGTAGCCCAAGCCGCAGCCGTGTGGTCAGCACTGTTTATTGGATACTTACTCTCCCAGTTAATCCTGGTTTACCAGCTACGTCATACCGAAATGGCCGGTTCCTTTGCCGCTAGTACTATCGCTTTATCCCTAGCTAACTTGCTGCTACTGGTTATTGCGTTGCTGGTGGAATCTTGGTGCATCATCGACGATGGCGAGGACGGTCCGGCGGGCGGAAAAACAGCTCCCGGGGGTGCCAATCCGGCTTCTGTCTAG